Proteins encoded within one genomic window of Bacillus thuringiensis:
- a CDS encoding YdbC family protein produces the protein MLLKTIYCKVEEEKKELFSKAQEQWRDIQHLDGFHGQFGGWNKSEACVFTLWEDRSAYQSFMNGAHDTIYLNSKQEDTFLSCEIELFQTLYDITDTHLKDVVTEGSFVRVAICDVKVEKEKYFLHKQETIWNKGMEKAKGMLGGVVGKSLKNENRYIVLTYWKDEKTHQHYMEEMFPDLYKLANIHEDIEDIRGKQAICKEEWFVY, from the coding sequence ATGCTACTAAAAACAATCTACTGTAAGGTGGAAGAAGAGAAAAAGGAATTATTTTCAAAAGCACAAGAACAATGGCGTGATATACAGCACCTAGATGGTTTCCATGGACAATTTGGTGGATGGAATAAAAGTGAGGCATGCGTATTTACTTTATGGGAAGATAGAAGTGCGTATCAATCATTTATGAATGGTGCTCACGATACAATTTATTTAAATAGTAAACAAGAGGATACGTTTCTTTCATGTGAAATTGAATTATTTCAAACGTTGTATGATATAACTGATACGCATTTGAAAGACGTTGTTACAGAAGGATCATTCGTAAGAGTTGCTATATGTGATGTAAAGGTGGAAAAGGAAAAGTATTTTTTACATAAGCAAGAAACAATTTGGAATAAAGGAATGGAAAAAGCAAAAGGAATGTTAGGTGGAGTAGTTGGGAAGTCTTTAAAAAATGAAAATCGTTACATAGTGTTAACGTATTGGAAAGATGAAAAGACGCATCAACATTATATGGAAGAGATGTTCCCAGATTTATATAAATTAGCTAATATTCATGAAGATATAGAAGATATAAGAGGTAAACAAGCTATATGTAAGGAAGAATGGTTTGTATATTAA
- a CDS encoding ABC transporter ATP-binding protein: MSTNVVTVESVEKTYGKRNENQSKALRGVSLSIKEGEFVGIMGPSGSGKTTLLNVISTLDQATGGSVTIAGTNITSMKGNALSDFRSQKLGFIFQDFNLLENLSIYENIALPLSLQGVPSSEITGKVNEVAKKLGITEILTKYPTAVSGGQKQRTAAARALVHNPAIVLADEPTGALDSKNAKSLLEAMQDLHENHNVSILMVTHDAFSASYCERILFIQDGLLYKELKRQGTRESFYQDILGVLAHMGSAAESK; this comes from the coding sequence ATGTCAACAAATGTAGTTACTGTAGAAAGTGTAGAAAAAACGTATGGGAAAAGAAATGAGAATCAGTCAAAGGCATTAAGGGGTGTGTCATTAAGTATTAAAGAAGGTGAATTTGTCGGGATTATGGGTCCTTCTGGATCTGGAAAAACGACTTTACTGAATGTGATTAGTACATTAGATCAAGCTACGGGTGGCAGTGTGACAATAGCTGGTACAAATATTACTTCTATGAAGGGGAATGCATTATCAGATTTTCGATCTCAAAAATTAGGGTTCATCTTTCAAGATTTTAACTTACTAGAAAACTTATCAATTTATGAAAATATTGCTTTACCACTTTCTCTGCAAGGTGTACCTTCAAGTGAGATTACTGGAAAGGTAAATGAGGTGGCGAAGAAATTAGGAATTACTGAAATTTTAACAAAATATCCAACTGCTGTTTCTGGTGGACAAAAGCAAAGAACAGCGGCAGCACGAGCGTTAGTACATAATCCAGCAATCGTATTAGCTGATGAACCGACAGGAGCGCTTGATAGTAAAAATGCAAAAAGTTTATTAGAAGCGATGCAAGATTTACATGAAAATCATAATGTAAGTATTTTGATGGTTACGCACGATGCATTTAGTGCGAGTTATTGTGAACGTATTTTATTTATTCAAGATGGTCTTTTATATAAAGAATTAAAGCGTCAAGGAACGCGAGAAAGTTTCTATCAAGACATTTTAGGTGTGCTCGCTCATATGGGCTCAGCTGCTGAGTCTAAGTAG
- the rluF gene encoding 23S rRNA pseudouridine(2604) synthase RluF produces the protein MRINKFISEAGKASRRGADKLINERRVIINGKVAKIGDQVNPGDDVRVNGEQLRIARDHVYIALNKPVGITCTSEKSVKGNIIDLVNHPLRISHIGRLDKDSDGLILLTNDGDIVNEILRAENKHEKEYIVSVDKPITPDFLEKMAAGVKILGTKTLPCEITQLSKYEFKIILTQGLNRQIRRMCEALGYQVYTLKRTRIMNIELNNLPVGQWRDLTKKEKRRLFADLNYEPQDW, from the coding sequence TTGCGTATCAATAAATTTATTAGTGAAGCTGGAAAAGCGTCTCGACGTGGAGCAGATAAATTAATTAATGAGAGAAGAGTAATTATTAACGGTAAGGTTGCAAAAATTGGTGACCAAGTGAATCCAGGTGACGATGTACGCGTAAATGGAGAGCAACTTCGTATTGCTCGAGATCACGTATATATCGCTTTAAATAAACCAGTAGGTATTACATGTACAAGTGAAAAATCAGTAAAAGGTAATATTATCGATTTAGTGAATCATCCATTACGAATTAGTCACATTGGACGTCTTGATAAAGACTCAGACGGTTTAATTTTGTTAACGAATGATGGTGATATCGTTAATGAAATTTTACGTGCTGAAAACAAACATGAGAAAGAATATATCGTTTCAGTAGATAAGCCAATTACACCTGATTTCCTAGAAAAAATGGCAGCTGGTGTGAAAATTTTAGGAACGAAAACACTTCCTTGTGAGATCACACAGTTATCAAAATATGAGTTTAAAATTATTTTAACACAGGGGTTGAATCGCCAAATTCGTCGTATGTGTGAAGCTTTAGGTTATCAAGTATACACGTTAAAACGTACGAGAATTATGAATATTGAATTGAATAATTTACCAGTTGGGCAGTGGAGAGATTTAACGAAGAAAGAGAAAAGACGTCTATTTGCAGACTTAAATTACGAACCACAAGATTGGTAA
- a CDS encoding alanine/glycine:cation symporter family protein: protein METVSKVLEQINHYVWGLPTLLLLVGTGIILTVRLKGLQFSKLLYAHKLAFKKSEDTSSSGDISHFQALMTAMAATIGMGNIAGVATAVTIGGPGAIFWMWITALFGMATKYAEAILAVKYRVSNENGEYSGGPMYYLERGLGKKWLAVLFAIFGTTASFGIGNMVQSNSVAEAMRINFSFPPALTGIVMSFLIAIVILGGVKKIGKVTGYVVPIKAFFYIIAGLIIIFYHYDQIPEAFSLIFSGAFNGTAAAGGFIGATVASAIQIGMARGVFANEAGLGSAPIAAAAAKTDSPAKQALVSMTGTFLDTFIVCTITGLVLITTGAWKSGKTGVEATTLAFQSVFGTAGSMILGIAIILFAYSTILGWSYYGEKCVAYLFGESAVKYYKAIFIVMIAIGANLKLGIVWTFADIANGLMAIPNLIGLIGLSSIVVAETNRFLQAEKLKENNKKQAI from the coding sequence ATGGAGACAGTAAGTAAAGTATTAGAACAAATCAATCACTATGTATGGGGATTACCAACGTTGTTGTTACTCGTTGGTACTGGTATCATTCTCACAGTGCGTTTAAAAGGTTTACAGTTTAGTAAACTATTATACGCTCACAAACTAGCTTTTAAAAAATCAGAAGATACATCTTCCTCTGGAGATATTAGCCACTTCCAAGCACTTATGACAGCTATGGCGGCAACGATTGGTATGGGAAATATAGCTGGTGTTGCAACTGCTGTGACAATTGGTGGACCTGGTGCAATCTTTTGGATGTGGATTACCGCTTTATTTGGAATGGCAACAAAGTATGCCGAAGCAATTCTTGCAGTGAAATACCGTGTTAGTAATGAAAATGGCGAATATTCAGGTGGGCCTATGTACTATTTAGAACGTGGTTTAGGTAAGAAATGGCTTGCAGTTTTATTCGCTATATTCGGTACAACTGCTTCTTTCGGTATCGGGAATATGGTGCAATCTAATTCAGTTGCAGAGGCAATGCGAATTAATTTCTCTTTCCCTCCTGCTTTAACTGGTATAGTAATGTCATTTTTAATCGCTATCGTTATTTTAGGCGGTGTAAAAAAAATCGGGAAAGTAACAGGATATGTAGTTCCTATTAAAGCTTTCTTTTATATCATTGCTGGCCTTATTATTATTTTCTATCACTACGATCAAATTCCAGAAGCATTTTCACTTATTTTTTCTGGTGCATTTAACGGTACTGCAGCTGCTGGTGGTTTTATTGGTGCAACAGTTGCATCAGCTATTCAAATCGGAATGGCGCGCGGCGTATTTGCGAACGAAGCTGGTTTAGGGAGTGCACCTATTGCCGCGGCGGCTGCAAAAACTGATTCACCTGCAAAGCAAGCTTTAGTTTCAATGACTGGTACTTTTCTAGATACGTTTATTGTATGTACAATTACAGGGCTAGTATTAATTACTACAGGTGCATGGAAATCTGGTAAAACTGGCGTTGAAGCTACAACACTTGCGTTCCAATCTGTATTCGGTACTGCTGGTAGTATGATTCTTGGTATCGCAATTATTTTATTCGCCTACTCTACTATTTTAGGCTGGTCGTATTACGGTGAGAAATGTGTAGCTTATTTATTTGGAGAAAGTGCTGTTAAATATTATAAAGCAATCTTTATTGTCATGATTGCTATTGGTGCGAATTTAAAACTAGGAATCGTATGGACATTTGCTGATATTGCAAATGGACTTATGGCCATTCCAAACTTAATTGGTCTAATTGGATTAAGTAGTATTGTTGTTGCTGAAACGAATCGCTTTTTACAAGCAGAGAAATTGAAAGAAAATAATAAAAAACAGGCAATTTAA
- a CDS encoding alpha/beta fold hydrolase, with protein sequence MKKIKKLITFIGVITTLTLMVALVLPTWTSQIKGKNSISILEQVEINGSGHEIMIRGKDKNNPVIIFVHGGPGSSEIPYAQKYQKLLEEKFTVVNYDQRGSGKSYHFFEDYSNLTSDLLVEDVLAMTEYISKRMGKEKVILIGHSYGTYIGMQAANKAPEKYEAYVGIGQMSDTVESEMDSLNYVIEQAQNARNTDEVSYLNGLTEKIKNGDTYTPRNYVAKYGGTSRRIENPDGDNIGMLLSNEYNLFDVIRYNVGLSKSQTILLEKDLKNPLPTKVTKLKLPFYFLMGKYDYNTSSHAAKTYFDTIEADQKEFITFEKSAHYPQFEEKEKFYEWMCDTFAK encoded by the coding sequence ATGAAGAAGATAAAAAAATTAATAACATTTATTGGAGTCATAACTACACTAACACTAATGGTAGCGCTAGTATTGCCTACATGGACCTCGCAAATAAAAGGGAAAAACAGTATAAGTATATTAGAGCAAGTAGAGATAAATGGGAGTGGGCATGAAATAATGATACGCGGCAAAGATAAGAACAATCCAGTTATTATTTTTGTACATGGTGGACCTGGTTCTTCAGAAATACCATATGCTCAAAAGTATCAAAAATTATTGGAAGAGAAATTCACTGTAGTTAATTATGATCAAAGAGGAAGCGGGAAATCGTATCATTTCTTTGAGGACTATTCAAATCTTACATCAGATCTTCTTGTAGAGGATGTATTAGCTATGACAGAGTATATTTCAAAACGTATGGGAAAAGAAAAGGTAATATTAATTGGTCATTCTTACGGTACATATATTGGAATGCAAGCTGCTAATAAAGCACCTGAAAAATACGAAGCGTATGTTGGCATCGGGCAAATGAGTGATACAGTAGAAAGTGAAATGGATAGTTTAAACTATGTGATTGAACAGGCACAAAATGCTCGGAATACAGATGAGGTTTCCTATTTAAATGGATTGACTGAAAAAATTAAAAATGGCGATACATACACTCCGCGAAATTATGTTGCGAAATATGGTGGAACATCAAGACGCATTGAAAATCCAGACGGTGATAACATCGGGATGTTACTCAGTAATGAATATAACTTGTTTGACGTAATTCGTTATAACGTTGGATTATCAAAATCTCAAACAATCTTATTAGAAAAGGATTTAAAGAATCCATTGCCTACTAAGGTGACGAAACTGAAGCTACCGTTTTATTTCCTTATGGGGAAATATGACTATAACACTTCATCTCATGCAGCAAAAACATATTTTGATACGATTGAAGCAGATCAAAAAGAATTTATTACTTTTGAAAAATCCGCGCATTATCCGCAATTTGAAGAGAAGGAAAAGTTTTATGAGTGGATGTGCGATACATTCGCAAAATAA
- a CDS encoding FtsX-like permease family protein, which translates to MLFKLSRHSMKKMLKDYMVLLIGLVISISIFYMFQTMAMNSEFTKDNSLISSIRLVFWVGAILLSFITVFYIIYANSFLLTLRRKELGMYMMLGAKKKKVAQLLFIETFGMGIVSIIIGILVGMLLASVAGNFLMNGMEISAKGSYSSVYTPAIIVTAIFFLILFFITGLMNSIRLLRKTELELIREDETLDEVKKSKTRIIIMTVLGVLLVSTGYYFMVNIKTFAELGFIIATIVTTLGTYFIFSSLLPFFVMKIKGNKRRNETGLNSFTYAQLRFRVNSLSRVLGTVAMLIALGAGAMTAGMAFQKNVGIMTDFSRVYDVVIHDPNEQDTAALKEMEIVEESKYKYKVDGEAVYYLRNDLTAKPPLVSDHFDTKTLKEPVRKRVTEPLTEPVYSALEAPELAKFPRMPRDWEDAIVREIQITHNQFNGKPVRIADEAHYKGIQGTEHNVTLAKVDDMKKYKPLLIEIDKRQKEQIEKTTGTKVDLFTKMTIYQFMNSFMSGTMFMGFFLGIAFLAMMASSLMFKILTGASRDVRRYEMLRKIGVRRSMLTKSIYKEISYLFIFPAIIGISHVLVGLNLFSFILVDPFVKVWVPIGIFLVIYFIYYWITVQLYKGMVMPKEEVAK; encoded by the coding sequence ATGTTATTCAAATTATCCCGTCATAGTATGAAAAAAATGTTAAAAGATTATATGGTTTTACTTATCGGTCTCGTTATTAGTATTAGTATTTTTTACATGTTCCAAACGATGGCGATGAATAGTGAATTTACGAAAGATAATAGTCTTATTAGTAGTATAAGACTCGTATTCTGGGTAGGTGCAATACTATTATCTTTCATTACTGTATTTTATATTATATATGCCAATTCTTTCTTACTCACATTAAGAAGAAAAGAACTCGGTATGTACATGATGCTTGGTGCGAAAAAGAAAAAAGTGGCACAATTATTATTTATTGAAACATTCGGTATGGGTATTGTCAGTATTATTATAGGAATTTTAGTAGGGATGTTACTTGCGAGTGTAGCAGGAAACTTTTTAATGAATGGTATGGAAATTTCAGCAAAGGGTAGTTATTCATCTGTATATACACCAGCAATCATAGTTACAGCTATATTCTTTTTAATATTATTTTTTATTACTGGTTTAATGAATAGTATCCGTTTATTACGTAAAACAGAATTAGAATTAATACGTGAAGATGAAACACTAGATGAAGTGAAGAAAAGTAAAACTCGCATTATTATAATGACTGTACTGGGTGTATTACTAGTAAGTACAGGATACTATTTTATGGTAAATATAAAAACGTTTGCTGAACTCGGTTTTATAATAGCGACAATCGTTACAACACTTGGAACATATTTTATCTTTAGTTCATTACTCCCATTTTTTGTGATGAAAATTAAAGGGAATAAAAGACGAAATGAAACGGGCTTAAATAGTTTTACATATGCACAGCTACGCTTTCGAGTAAATAGTTTATCGAGAGTATTAGGTACTGTAGCAATGTTAATTGCATTAGGAGCAGGTGCGATGACAGCAGGTATGGCGTTTCAAAAAAATGTAGGTATTATGACAGACTTCTCACGTGTGTATGATGTCGTAATTCATGATCCGAATGAACAAGATACAGCTGCCTTAAAAGAAATGGAAATTGTTGAAGAAAGCAAGTACAAATATAAAGTAGATGGAGAAGCGGTTTATTACTTACGTAACGACTTAACTGCGAAACCGCCACTTGTTTCAGACCACTTTGATACAAAAACTTTAAAAGAGCCTGTTCGTAAACGTGTGACTGAACCTTTAACTGAACCTGTATATTCTGCTTTAGAGGCCCCTGAATTAGCAAAATTCCCTCGTATGCCGAGAGATTGGGAAGATGCAATTGTAAGAGAGATACAAATTACACATAATCAATTTAACGGAAAACCTGTAAGAATTGCAGATGAAGCGCATTATAAAGGAATTCAAGGAACAGAACACAATGTAACATTAGCAAAAGTAGATGATATGAAAAAGTATAAACCGTTGTTGATCGAAATAGATAAGAGACAAAAAGAACAAATTGAAAAAACAACAGGTACAAAAGTAGACTTGTTTACGAAAATGACAATTTATCAATTTATGAACAGTTTCATGAGCGGAACAATGTTTATGGGATTTTTCCTCGGAATTGCATTTTTAGCAATGATGGCTAGTTCGCTTATGTTCAAAATATTAACAGGTGCTTCTCGTGATGTACGCCGTTATGAAATGTTACGAAAAATCGGTGTGAGACGTAGTATGTTAACGAAAAGTATTTATAAAGAAATTTCATATTTATTTATCTTCCCAGCAATCATTGGAATTTCCCACGTGTTAGTAGGGCTTAACTTATTTAGCTTTATATTAGTTGATCCATTTGTAAAAGTGTGGGTGCCAATCGGGATATTCTTAGTCATTTATTTCATCTATTACTGGATAACAGTTCAACTTTATAAAGGTATGGTAATGCCGAAAGAAGAAGTAGCGAAATAG
- a CDS encoding PhzF family phenazine biosynthesis protein, translating into MLCKQTDDLSVRDFADYYGIPKDVATGSSNGCLTAYLLKYRCLEQKR; encoded by the coding sequence ATGTTATGTAAACAAACAGACGATCTAAGTGTTCGTGATTTTGCAGACTATTATGGGATTCCGAAAGACGTGGCAACAGGAAGTTCAAATGGATGTTTAACAGCGTATCTTTTAAAGTATCGTTGTTTGGAACAGAAAAGATAA
- a CDS encoding S8 family peptidase, with protein MKNKIIVFLSVLSFIIGGFFFNTNTSSAETSSTDYVPNQLIVKFKQNASLSNVQSFHKSVGANVLSKDDTLGFEVVQFSKGTVKEKIKSYKNNPDVEYAEPNYYVHAFWTPNDPYFKNQYGLQKIQAPQAWDSQRSDPGVKVAIIDTGVQGSHPDLASKVIYGHDYVDNDNTSDDGNGHGTHCAGITGALTNNSVGIAGVAPQTSIYAVRVLDNQGSGTLDAVAQGIREAADSGAKVISLSLGAPNGGTALQQAVQYAWNKGSVIVAAAGNAGNTKANYPAYYSEVIAVASTDQSDRKSSFSTYGSWVDVAAPGSNIYSTYKGSTYQSLSGTSMATPHVAGVAALLANQGYSNTQIRQIIESTSDKISGTGTYWKNGRVNAFKAVQYAKQLQENKAS; from the coding sequence TTGAAAAACAAAATCATTGTTTTCCTATCTGTTTTATCATTTATCATTGGTGGTTTCTTCTTTAACACAAATACTTCAAGCGCTGAAACATCATCTACTGATTACGTTCCTAACCAATTAATCGTTAAGTTCAAGCAAAATGCATCTTTAAGTAATGTGCAATCTTTTCATAAATCTGTCGGAGCTAATGTCTTATCTAAAGATGATACGTTAGGTTTTGAAGTCGTACAATTTTCAAAAGGTACTGTAAAAGAAAAAATAAAGAGTTATAAAAATAATCCAGATGTAGAATATGCAGAACCGAATTATTACGTTCACGCCTTTTGGACTCCAAACGATCCATATTTTAAAAATCAATATGGATTACAAAAGATTCAAGCTCCACAAGCTTGGGATAGCCAACGAAGTGATCCTGGTGTAAAAGTAGCTATTATTGATACAGGAGTTCAAGGTTCACATCCTGATTTGGCTTCGAAAGTAATTTACGGGCATGATTATGTTGATAACGACAATACATCTGATGATGGTAATGGTCATGGTACACATTGCGCTGGAATTACTGGAGCACTTACGAATAACAGTGTCGGAATTGCTGGTGTTGCCCCACAAACTTCAATTTATGCTGTCCGCGTATTAGATAATCAAGGAAGTGGTACTCTTGATGCTGTAGCGCAAGGTATTCGAGAAGCTGCTGATTCGGGTGCAAAAGTAATTAGTTTAAGTTTAGGAGCTCCAAATGGTGGTACTGCATTACAACAAGCCGTTCAATATGCATGGAATAAAGGCTCTGTTATAGTTGCAGCTGCTGGAAATGCTGGAAATACAAAAGCTAATTACCCTGCTTATTACAGCGAAGTAATTGCAGTTGCTTCTACAGATCAATCAGATAGAAAATCTTCATTCTCTACTTATGGTAGCTGGGTAGATGTTGCAGCACCAGGTTCAAATATATATTCAACATATAAAGGAAGTACGTATCAATCATTAAGTGGTACATCTATGGCAACACCTCATGTTGCAGGAGTCGCTGCTCTTTTAGCAAATCAAGGATATAGCAATACACAAATCCGCCAAATTATTGAGTCAACTTCTGATAAAATTAGTGGTACAGGTACGTACTGGAAAAATGGTAGAGTCAATGCATTTAAGGCTGTACAATACGCTAAGCAATTACAAGAAAATAAAGCTTCTTAA
- the thrS gene encoding threonine--tRNA ligase has translation MKEQMIEIKFPDGSVKEFVKGITLEEIAGSISNSLKKKAVAGKVNDGLYDLRRNIEENAEVEIITLDSDEGVEIARHSAAHILAQAVKRLYGDINLGVGPVIENGFYYDMDLPSSVNVEDLRKIEKEMKKIINENVKIERVEVSREEAAKLFQEMNDHLKLELLEAIPNGESVTLYKQGEFVDLCRGPHLPSTGYLKAFQLTHVSGAYWRGDSNNQVLQRIYGVAFSSQKELEEYLHFVEEAAKRNHRKLGSELELFMFSEEAPGMPFYLPKGQIIRNELEAFLREIQKEYNYQEVRTPFMMNQEVWERSGHWGHYKDNMYFSEVDNKSFALKPMNCPGHMLMFKNKLHSYRELPIRICEFGQVHRHEFSGALNGLLRVRTFCQDDAHLFVTPEQIEDEIKSVMAQIDYVYRTFGFEYEVELSTRPEDSMGDDKLWEQAEVALANVLQSLNYKYRLNEGDGAFYGPKIDFHIKDALNRSHQCGTIQLDFQMPEKFDLNYIDEKNEKKRPVVIHRAVLGSLDRFLAILIEHFGGAFPAWVAPVQVKVIPVSNTVHVQYADEVTDKFAQAGIRVERDVRDEKLGYKIREAQMQKVPYVLVIGDKEMENGAVNVRKYGEEKSEVVELSVFVKSIKEEIKNKK, from the coding sequence ATGAAAGAACAAATGATTGAAATTAAATTTCCAGATGGTAGCGTGAAAGAATTTGTAAAAGGAATTACTTTAGAAGAAATTGCGGGATCCATTAGCAATAGTTTAAAAAAGAAAGCAGTCGCGGGGAAAGTAAATGATGGGTTATATGATTTACGCCGTAATATTGAAGAAAATGCAGAAGTAGAAATCATTACTCTAGATTCAGATGAAGGTGTAGAAATTGCAAGACATTCTGCGGCACATATTTTAGCGCAAGCTGTAAAAAGATTGTATGGTGATATAAATCTTGGGGTGGGGCCTGTTATTGAAAATGGATTTTATTATGATATGGATCTTCCAAGTAGTGTAAACGTAGAAGATTTACGAAAAATCGAAAAAGAAATGAAAAAGATTATAAATGAAAATGTAAAGATAGAACGAGTTGAGGTTTCTAGAGAAGAAGCAGCTAAACTGTTTCAAGAAATGAACGATCACCTGAAATTAGAACTGTTAGAAGCAATTCCAAATGGGGAAAGTGTAACACTTTATAAACAAGGTGAATTTGTAGATTTATGTAGAGGGCCACATTTACCATCTACAGGTTATTTGAAAGCATTTCAATTAACTCACGTTTCCGGTGCATATTGGCGAGGTGATAGTAATAACCAAGTGCTTCAGCGCATATATGGTGTTGCATTCTCTTCCCAAAAAGAATTAGAAGAGTATTTACATTTCGTTGAAGAAGCAGCAAAAAGAAATCATCGTAAATTAGGTAGTGAGCTTGAGTTATTTATGTTTTCTGAAGAGGCTCCAGGAATGCCATTTTATTTACCGAAAGGACAAATTATTCGTAATGAGTTAGAAGCATTTTTAAGAGAAATTCAAAAAGAGTACAATTATCAAGAAGTACGCACTCCGTTCATGATGAACCAAGAAGTATGGGAAAGATCAGGGCACTGGGGACATTATAAAGATAATATGTATTTCTCAGAAGTGGATAATAAAAGTTTTGCATTAAAACCGATGAACTGCCCAGGACATATGCTTATGTTTAAAAATAAATTGCATTCTTATCGCGAATTACCGATTCGTATATGTGAGTTTGGTCAAGTACATCGCCATGAATTTAGTGGGGCGTTAAACGGATTATTAAGAGTACGTACTTTCTGCCAAGATGATGCACATTTATTTGTAACTCCAGAACAAATTGAAGATGAAATTAAATCTGTAATGGCGCAAATCGATTATGTATATAGAACTTTTGGATTCGAATATGAAGTAGAACTTTCTACTCGTCCAGAAGATTCAATGGGTGATGATAAATTGTGGGAGCAAGCAGAGGTAGCATTAGCAAATGTATTACAATCATTAAATTATAAATATAGACTAAATGAAGGTGATGGTGCATTTTACGGACCGAAAATTGACTTCCATATTAAAGATGCTTTAAATAGAAGTCATCAGTGCGGAACAATCCAGCTAGATTTTCAAATGCCAGAGAAATTTGATTTGAATTATATAGATGAGAAGAATGAAAAGAAAAGACCAGTTGTCATTCACCGGGCAGTATTAGGATCTTTAGACCGCTTCTTAGCGATATTAATTGAGCACTTTGGAGGAGCGTTCCCTGCTTGGGTAGCACCAGTTCAAGTGAAAGTTATTCCAGTATCGAATACAGTCCATGTACAATATGCAGATGAGGTTACTGATAAGTTCGCTCAAGCTGGCATTCGTGTTGAACGAGATGTGCGAGATGAAAAATTAGGATATAAAATAAGAGAAGCACAAATGCAAAAAGTTCCTTATGTTCTTGTTATTGGAGATAAGGAAATGGAGAACGGAGCTGTAAATGTACGTAAATATGGGGAAGAAAAATCAGAAGTTGTTGAACTAAGTGTATTTGTGAAAAGTATAAAAGAGGAAATAAAAAATAAGAAATAG
- a CDS encoding DUF2975 domain-containing protein, with translation MKQVTTLFLKLAIVFIGIVVLALCIFLIPKIGNFAGELYPAIAYMKSLVLIDMYVAAIPFYFAQYQAFKLLSYIDKNKAFSELSVKALKNIKHCALTIGTIYLLGMPLYYLMAKKIDPPSFIPIGLIIIFCSIVIAIFAAVLQKLLQEAIHIKSENDLTV, from the coding sequence ATGAAACAAGTTACAACACTCTTTTTAAAGCTAGCTATTGTTTTTATAGGTATAGTAGTACTTGCATTGTGCATATTTTTAATACCTAAAATCGGGAATTTCGCTGGAGAATTGTATCCAGCTATTGCTTATATGAAATCTCTCGTTTTAATCGATATGTACGTAGCAGCGATACCTTTTTACTTCGCCCAGTATCAAGCGTTTAAACTTTTAAGCTATATTGATAAGAACAAAGCGTTCTCGGAATTATCAGTAAAGGCTTTAAAAAATATAAAACACTGTGCTCTCACGATTGGTACCATATACTTGCTAGGTATGCCACTCTACTATCTTATGGCAAAAAAAATTGACCCTCCAAGTTTTATACCAATTGGACTGATCATTATTTTCTGCTCTATCGTGATTGCAATTTTTGCTGCAGTTCTCCAAAAGCTCTTACAAGAAGCCATTCATATAAAATCAGAAAATGATTTAACAGTTTGA
- a CDS encoding DinB family protein, giving the protein MKDYILKQFDYHSWANTRLFDRLKELPNYETIFNEQIQSVFPSIKDTFVHIYITDQVWLHILHGKSMNEAIQDREDLRKQIETKSLHELEKMFENMANQYKDFLITIQDVNAVFVIENPYAEALETSILELVQHVVNHGTYHRGNITAMIRQLGHSSTMMDFVLYLHMVKKQGE; this is encoded by the coding sequence TTGAAAGATTATATATTAAAGCAGTTTGATTACCATTCTTGGGCTAATACTAGATTATTCGATCGATTAAAAGAGTTACCAAACTATGAGACAATTTTTAATGAGCAGATACAGAGTGTATTCCCATCCATTAAGGATACGTTTGTGCATATTTATATTACAGATCAAGTGTGGTTACACATATTGCATGGTAAAAGTATGAATGAAGCAATACAAGACCGAGAAGATTTACGAAAACAAATTGAAACTAAATCGTTACATGAATTAGAAAAAATGTTTGAAAACATGGCAAATCAATATAAAGACTTTTTAATTACAATACAAGATGTGAATGCTGTATTTGTTATTGAGAACCCATATGCAGAGGCATTAGAAACTTCAATTTTAGAGTTAGTACAACATGTCGTAAATCATGGTACATATCATAGAGGAAATATAACAGCGATGATCCGTCAACTTGGTCATTCGTCGACAATGATGGATTTTGTACTGTATTTACATATGGTTAAAAAGCAGGGAGAGTAA